From the genome of Fusarium oxysporum f. sp. lycopersici 4287 chromosome 3, whole genome shotgun sequence, one region includes:
- a CDS encoding hypothetical protein (At least one base has a quality score < 10), giving the protein MEIERSSATDVNDPQRVKEGMTEDCENADDRDAFLQLLRYELPSFGVDGSWRDLSPWEDERCGVCVEDQCRHDIYKYEHRGSPCVQVFIKEYPTTPIFLRELLSNPKLHVTV; this is encoded by the coding sequence ATGGAAATTGAACGTAGTTCGGCAACAGATGTGAATGATCCGCAACGGGTGAAAGAAGGCATGACGGAAGACTGCGAAAACGCAGATGACAGGGACGCGTTTCTTCAACTCCTCCGCTATGAGCTACCATCATTCGGAGTTGACGGTAGTTGGCGTGATCTATCACCATGGGAAGACGAAAGGTGCGGAGTATGTGTCGAAGACCAATGCAGACATGATATTTATAAGTACGAGCACCGCGGAAGCCCATGCGTTCAGGTTTTTATCAAGGAATACCCGACAACGCCAATCTTTCTCAGAGAGCTATTATCTAACCCCAAGCTTCATGTAACTGTTTGA